Proteins encoded within one genomic window of Bacillus sp. 1NLA3E:
- a CDS encoding glutamate-1-semialdehyde 2,1-aminomutase: protein MHFTNSERLHKEALEHIVGGVNSPSRSYKAVGGGAPIAMERGQGAYFWDVDGNQYIDYLAAYGPIITGHAHPHISEAIKKAADSGVLYGTPTPHEVKFAKMLKEAIPSMEKVRFVNSGTEAVMTTIRVARAFTGRDKIIKFAGCYHGHSDLVLVAAGSGPSTLGTPNSAGVPKSIAQEVITVPFNDIEPLRAALEKWGNQVAAVLVEPIVGNFGIVEPNPGFLEQVNELVHAAGALVIYDEVITAFRFMYGGAQNLLGVNPDLTVLGKIIGGGLPIGAYGGRIDIMEKVAPLGPAYQAGTMAGNPASILAGIACLEVLQQKGVYDYLDQLGALLEEGILNAAKENHIPITINRLKGALTVYFTSEKIENYVQAENTDGEMFAKFFKNMLYQGINLAPSKYEAWFITIAHTMEDIEATIHAVQNAFYQLSNE from the coding sequence ATGCATTTTACGAATTCTGAAAGGTTACATAAAGAAGCATTGGAGCATATTGTTGGTGGTGTTAACAGTCCATCTCGTTCTTATAAGGCAGTCGGCGGCGGTGCTCCCATCGCAATGGAAAGAGGTCAAGGTGCCTATTTCTGGGATGTCGACGGAAATCAATATATCGATTACCTAGCAGCTTATGGCCCAATCATTACTGGTCATGCTCATCCACATATTTCCGAAGCCATCAAAAAGGCTGCAGATTCAGGTGTTCTCTATGGCACTCCAACACCACATGAGGTGAAGTTTGCTAAAATGCTAAAAGAGGCCATCCCCTCAATGGAAAAAGTTCGCTTTGTTAATTCAGGTACAGAAGCGGTCATGACCACCATTCGTGTTGCACGTGCATTTACAGGTAGAGATAAGATTATTAAATTTGCTGGATGCTATCATGGACATTCAGACCTAGTCCTAGTTGCAGCAGGATCTGGTCCATCTACACTAGGTACACCAAATTCCGCAGGAGTTCCAAAAAGTATCGCTCAAGAAGTCATCACTGTTCCATTTAATGATATTGAGCCTTTAAGGGCCGCACTTGAAAAATGGGGCAATCAAGTCGCTGCCGTATTAGTAGAACCAATTGTCGGAAACTTTGGGATTGTTGAACCGAATCCAGGATTTTTGGAGCAAGTTAATGAACTTGTTCACGCTGCAGGCGCTCTTGTGATTTACGATGAAGTTATCACAGCTTTCCGCTTTATGTATGGAGGTGCCCAAAATCTGCTGGGCGTCAATCCTGACTTAACTGTTTTGGGTAAAATTATCGGTGGGGGTCTACCTATAGGTGCCTACGGCGGACGAATTGATATTATGGAAAAAGTGGCACCGCTTGGTCCTGCATATCAAGCAGGGACAATGGCCGGTAATCCAGCTTCAATATTGGCGGGAATTGCTTGCCTTGAAGTTTTACAACAAAAAGGGGTTTATGATTATTTAGATCAACTTGGCGCACTACTTGAAGAAGGAATATTAAATGCTGCTAAGGAAAATCATATCCCGATTACGATTAACCGACTTAAAGGTGCTTTAACGGTCTATTTCACATCCGAAAAAATTGAAAATTACGTTCAAGCAGAAAATACTGATGGTGAGATGTTCGCAAAATTCTTTAAGAATATGCTTTATCAAGGTATCAATCTTGCTCCATCAAAATACGAAGCTTGGTTCATAACCATTGCACATACAATGGAAGATATCGAAGCGACTATTCATGCGGTACAAAATGCATTTTATCAACTTTCTAATGAATAA
- a CDS encoding ABC transporter ATP-binding protein — MKDAIIVRDLRKEFNAYSSRSGLKGAFRDLFTRNYKVVAAVDSINFQIKQGEMVGYIGENGAGKSTTIKMLTGILTPTSGTVTVNGMNPHKEREKFVQTIGVVFGQRSQLWWDIAVQESFRLLKKVYKVSDAQYDEHMGHIIKTLDLEPLLDKPVRKLSLGQRMRCELAAALIHNPPLLFLDEPTIGLDVLVKMKIREFLKEINQKYNTTILLTTHDLTDIEALCERVIMLDEGKIIYDGALKSLKGEWGEGKDIQFQFLQKVELTALQALTLDFSVLWQVDEEKQTFTVHIDDNDELISQVIAKVVAHYKIKDLKINEPSTEEIIRNIYEKGSV, encoded by the coding sequence ATGAAGGATGCAATTATCGTTCGCGATTTGCGCAAAGAATTTAACGCTTATTCAAGTCGATCTGGATTAAAAGGCGCTTTTCGTGATTTATTTACTCGTAATTATAAAGTCGTTGCAGCTGTTGACAGCATCAATTTTCAAATAAAGCAAGGGGAAATGGTTGGATATATTGGTGAAAACGGTGCTGGAAAATCAACAACAATTAAAATGTTAACGGGAATCCTAACCCCTACCTCAGGGACTGTTACCGTTAATGGGATGAACCCGCATAAAGAACGCGAAAAATTCGTTCAAACAATTGGAGTAGTATTCGGTCAGCGCTCTCAATTATGGTGGGATATTGCAGTTCAAGAATCTTTTCGTCTTTTGAAGAAGGTTTATAAAGTATCCGATGCACAGTATGACGAGCATATGGGACATATCATCAAAACACTTGATCTTGAACCGCTTTTGGATAAACCAGTCCGAAAATTATCATTAGGACAACGGATGCGGTGTGAACTTGCTGCTGCGCTTATCCACAATCCACCACTCTTATTTCTAGACGAGCCGACCATCGGCTTGGATGTATTGGTAAAAATGAAAATACGTGAATTTTTAAAAGAGATTAACCAAAAATACAACACAACTATATTGTTAACCACTCACGATTTAACGGATATTGAAGCCCTATGTGAAAGAGTTATCATGCTCGATGAAGGAAAAATTATTTATGACGGTGCCTTAAAAAGCTTAAAAGGAGAATGGGGAGAAGGAAAGGATATTCAATTTCAATTTTTACAAAAGGTTGAATTGACTGCATTACAGGCTTTGACACTTGATTTCTCAGTCTTATGGCAAGTCGATGAGGAAAAACAAACCTTTACCGTTCACATTGATGATAATGATGAACTTATCTCCCAGGTCATTGCAAAAGTCGTCGCTCATTACAAAATAAAGGATCTTAAAATAAATGAGCCATCTACGGAAGAAATTATCCGCAACATATATGAAAAAGGCTCTGTATAA
- a CDS encoding ABC transporter permease, which yields MGKYIEMIRIRFLMMLAYRTNYYTGILIYSINIGAYYFLWTGIYGDKSEIQGLSVAQMTTYIAVAWMARAFYFNNIDREMATEIMEGRVAVELIRPYSYLAMKVMQGLGEGIFRMFFFSLPGMVIVALIFRLDFSVSFSTLGLFFVSILLSFFINTQINLLTGIATFFLYNNSGLIRAKRVIIDLFSGLLLPISFFPGWAQEIMKYLPFQGISYLPSMIFTSGFSNGQAMDAILSQAIWVAILIVPIYVLWVLAKKQLVIQGG from the coding sequence GTGGGTAAATATATTGAAATGATCCGCATTCGCTTTCTAATGATGCTTGCTTATCGGACCAACTATTACACAGGGATTCTCATTTATAGTATAAATATTGGTGCTTATTATTTTTTATGGACAGGTATTTATGGCGATAAGAGCGAAATTCAAGGATTATCTGTGGCCCAGATGACAACTTATATCGCCGTCGCTTGGATGGCGCGAGCCTTCTACTTCAATAATATTGATCGGGAAATGGCGACGGAAATTATGGAGGGAAGAGTGGCAGTTGAACTAATTAGACCCTATAGTTATTTAGCGATGAAGGTCATGCAGGGATTAGGGGAAGGCATCTTTCGAATGTTTTTCTTCTCACTTCCTGGCATGGTGATTGTGGCGTTAATCTTTAGGTTAGATTTTTCGGTCTCTTTTTCAACCCTAGGCTTATTCTTTGTTTCGATCTTGCTTAGTTTCTTCATTAATACGCAAATTAATTTATTAACAGGAATTGCCACTTTTTTCTTGTATAATAATTCAGGATTAATTAGGGCGAAACGGGTAATAATCGACCTATTTTCAGGACTGTTGCTACCAATTAGTTTTTTCCCAGGCTGGGCACAGGAAATCATGAAATACCTTCCATTTCAAGGGATTAGTTATCTTCCTAGTATGATTTTCACTAGTGGCTTTTCGAACGGACAAGCAATGGATGCGATTTTGTCCCAAGCAATCTGGGTAGCCATCTTAATTGTCCCCATTTATGTATTGTGGGTTTTGGCAAAAAAACAATTAGTTATTCAAGGAGGGTGA
- a CDS encoding ABC transporter permease has translation MFYLSMFFQYVAQYLKTRFEYRTNLFVEIFTDFLNQAVNFVFILVVFGHTKLLAGWSREEIIFIYGFFLIPSALFSAFFNIWDFNERYIVKGELDRILTRPIHSLFQIILERMELEALFGGLTGIAVMVYAGRMIGLEIRWFDPILFFIFVVGGVLVYAGIFVLIACVSFWTDAQSSIMPMMYNISNYGRYPVDIYNKVIRFILTWILPFAFVGVYPASFFLGKSEWYNYAYITPIIGLVFFGASIFVWNEGIKRYRGAGN, from the coding sequence ATGTTTTATTTATCGATGTTTTTTCAATATGTCGCCCAATATTTGAAAACTAGATTTGAATATCGTACGAACTTATTTGTAGAAATCTTTACGGATTTCTTAAATCAAGCCGTGAATTTTGTGTTTATTTTGGTTGTATTTGGCCACACCAAATTATTGGCTGGATGGAGCCGTGAGGAAATTATTTTTATTTATGGCTTCTTTCTGATTCCATCGGCCCTTTTTTCGGCTTTCTTTAATATATGGGATTTTAATGAAAGGTATATAGTGAAGGGCGAGCTTGATCGTATCTTAACGAGACCGATTCATAGTTTATTTCAAATAATATTGGAACGGATGGAATTGGAGGCGTTATTCGGTGGGTTAACTGGGATAGCCGTCATGGTTTATGCAGGTAGGATGATAGGATTAGAAATACGATGGTTTGACCCGATTCTCTTTTTCATTTTTGTGGTAGGGGGAGTTCTGGTCTATGCTGGTATTTTCGTGTTAATTGCTTGTGTTAGCTTTTGGACTGATGCTCAGTCGTCGATTATGCCGATGATGTACAATATTAGCAATTATGGGCGCTACCCTGTTGATATTTATAATAAAGTGATTCGTTTTATTTTAACTTGGATCCTACCGTTTGCGTTTGTTGGCGTGTACCCTGCGTCCTTTTTTCTTGGCAAAAGTGAGTGGTATAACTATGCTTATATTACGCCCATTATTGGCTTGGTTTTTTTTGGTGCATCAATATTTGTTTGGAATGAGGGCATTAAGCGTTATCGAGGTGCGGGAAATTAA
- a CDS encoding ion channel, producing the protein MTFYLMLIFVLFSIGMSLRSLFLPYKIAGKYVSLENFIFLAMVYATIMIGFGLIYMLLDMKGNILLIEETRSIGADFFSRLETFIYFSGMTLFSVGYGDIAPIGIGRVIAVLEALIGYTIPAAFVARAVFDRDR; encoded by the coding sequence ATGACCTTTTACTTAATGCTCATTTTCGTTCTTTTCAGTATTGGAATGAGTTTGCGATCGTTGTTTTTGCCTTATAAAATAGCAGGAAAGTATGTTTCCTTAGAAAATTTTATATTTTTAGCGATGGTGTATGCAACCATAATGATCGGCTTCGGCCTTATTTATATGTTGCTCGATATGAAGGGGAACATTTTATTAATAGAAGAGACAAGAAGTATAGGCGCTGATTTTTTCTCTCGACTAGAAACCTTCATATATTTTAGTGGGATGACCTTGTTCTCAGTTGGTTATGGGGATATTGCCCCAATTGGAATAGGGAGGGTGATAGCTGTGTTAGAGGCGCTGATTGGTTATACAATTCCGGCAGCTTTTGTTGCCCGAGCCGTTTTCGATAGAGATAGATAA
- the bcp gene encoding thioredoxin-dependent thiol peroxidase has translation MSFSVGQPGPEFELLASDGKTVKLSDFRGKNVVLYFYPKDMTPGCTTEACDFRDYHEKFQEVNVVILGVSPDPLKRHETFIEKYGLPFQLLADEDHHVAENYGVWKLKKTFGKEYMGIERTTFIIDKNGIVAKEWRKVKVKGHVEDALQYIMENL, from the coding sequence ATGTCTTTTAGTGTTGGTCAACCAGGACCTGAATTTGAACTACTGGCAAGCGATGGGAAAACGGTGAAATTATCCGATTTTCGTGGTAAAAATGTCGTTCTTTATTTTTACCCTAAAGACATGACGCCAGGCTGCACTACTGAAGCATGTGATTTCCGCGATTACCACGAAAAATTTCAAGAAGTAAATGTAGTGATTCTCGGAGTGAGTCCTGACCCACTTAAGAGGCATGAAACCTTCATTGAAAAGTATGGATTGCCGTTTCAATTGTTAGCAGATGAAGACCATCATGTTGCGGAGAATTACGGAGTTTGGAAATTAAAGAAAACCTTTGGAAAAGAATACATGGGAATTGAGCGAACAACTTTTATCATTGATAAAAATGGTATTGTAGCAAAGGAATGGCGTAAGGTAAAAGTAAAAGGGCATGTTGAAGATGCTCTTCAATATATTATGGAAAATTTATAA
- a CDS encoding cob(I)yrinic acid a,c-diamide adenosyltransferase, which translates to MKIYTKTGDAGTTSLVYGQRVRKDDIRVEAYGTCDEANSMIGLALSYLKGENFQAKESIETAYHKIQTILFHVGAELATPQGKDVKWKLLQIDLEEMEKLIDEWDSGLPALTNFILPGGHPSGAAFHSARTIARRAERCSVRIEDEVNPLVLAYLNRLSDLLFVTARYVNFQLGAIEHTLHKDND; encoded by the coding sequence TTGAAGATATATACAAAAACAGGTGACGCTGGTACAACTTCCTTGGTTTATGGACAACGGGTTCGAAAAGATGATATCAGAGTTGAGGCATATGGGACTTGTGATGAAGCCAATTCAATGATTGGACTTGCGTTAAGTTATTTAAAAGGGGAAAATTTTCAAGCGAAAGAATCGATCGAAACTGCATATCATAAAATACAAACTATTCTATTCCATGTAGGGGCAGAACTTGCAACTCCTCAAGGGAAAGATGTTAAATGGAAGCTGTTACAAATAGATCTTGAAGAAATGGAAAAGCTAATTGATGAGTGGGATTCCGGACTACCGGCATTAACAAATTTCATTCTCCCTGGAGGGCACCCTTCTGGAGCGGCTTTTCATAGTGCGAGAACCATTGCGCGAAGAGCAGAAAGATGCTCCGTTAGGATTGAAGATGAGGTTAATCCACTAGTATTAGCTTATTTGAACCGTTTATCTGATTTATTGTTCGTTACGGCAAGATATGTTAATTTCCAATTGGGAGCAATTGAACATACACTACATAAAGACAACGACTAA
- the perR gene encoding peroxide-responsive transcriptional repressor PerR, which produces MTVSQNPLKEALDTLKETGVRITPQRHAILEYLINSMLHPTADDIYKALEGKFPNMSVATVYNNLRVFREVGLVKELTFGDASSRFDFVTTHHYHVICESCGKIVDFHYPGLDEVEQLASHVTGFNISHHRMEIYGSCPDCSAKEVH; this is translated from the coding sequence ATGACGGTGTCACAAAATCCGCTTAAAGAAGCGTTGGATACCTTAAAAGAGACGGGAGTACGTATTACTCCGCAACGTCATGCGATACTTGAATATTTAATAAACTCGATGTTGCACCCAACTGCCGATGATATTTATAAGGCGTTGGAAGGGAAATTTCCAAATATGAGTGTAGCTACAGTTTATAACAATCTGCGAGTATTTCGTGAAGTTGGTCTTGTAAAAGAATTAACTTTCGGAGATGCATCTAGTCGATTTGATTTTGTAACTACCCATCATTACCATGTTATTTGTGAAAGTTGCGGTAAAATAGTTGATTTTCATTATCCGGGATTGGATGAAGTTGAGCAATTAGCTTCACACGTAACAGGATTTAACATAAGTCACCATCGAATGGAAATTTACGGAAGTTGCCCTGATTGCTCGGCTAAGGAAGTCCACTAA